A genome region from Ammoniphilus oxalaticus includes the following:
- a CDS encoding ABC transporter substrate-binding protein — protein sequence MKTKMIMLCWLFAIIISGCSSQTVSTEVKTDQNGGVMITDHAERTVKFNEPPERIVSLAQGDLEIVYQLGGNIVGRPTARIQPLKELAEVEQVGTAHDVDFEKVVSLKPDLVIGHADLNRKDISTAESLGLKLFLTNGNQFEQIVEMIDQYGTILERKNEASRLIANIQQKREAIEADPLPREIKALIVYGTTESFMAALPSSLSGNLLDIAGGQNIADGLPKVEHYPDYAQLSMEHVIAKDPDVIYFITHGEPEAVKEKFEQELRANPAWRGVKAFKNDQFIFLPFELFGSSPGPKVGESLTFLKESLDQVAVKGE from the coding sequence TTGAAAACAAAAATGATCATGCTGTGTTGGTTATTTGCAATTATTATTTCTGGTTGTTCAAGTCAAACGGTCAGCACGGAAGTAAAAACCGATCAAAATGGGGGAGTCATGATTACTGACCATGCCGAACGGACAGTGAAATTTAATGAGCCGCCTGAACGGATCGTTTCGCTTGCGCAAGGAGATTTGGAGATCGTATATCAACTTGGAGGAAATATTGTTGGACGTCCTACAGCGAGGATTCAACCGCTGAAAGAGTTAGCGGAAGTTGAACAAGTAGGAACCGCGCACGACGTCGATTTCGAAAAGGTTGTAAGTCTGAAGCCAGACCTAGTCATTGGACATGCGGATTTAAATAGAAAGGATATTAGTACTGCGGAATCATTAGGGCTTAAGTTGTTTTTAACAAACGGAAATCAATTTGAACAAATTGTTGAGATGATTGATCAATACGGAACCATTTTGGAACGGAAAAATGAGGCGAGTCGTTTGATTGCTAACATTCAACAAAAAAGAGAGGCAATTGAGGCCGATCCGTTACCGAGGGAGATCAAGGCATTAATTGTTTATGGAACGACTGAATCATTTATGGCTGCTTTACCGTCCTCGCTCTCAGGGAATTTACTCGATATCGCAGGCGGTCAAAATATTGCCGATGGGCTGCCAAAGGTTGAGCATTATCCAGATTATGCCCAGCTTAGTATGGAGCACGTCATCGCAAAAGATCCCGATGTCATCTATTTCATCACACACGGTGAACCGGAAGCGGTGAAGGAAAAATTTGAACAAGAGCTTAGGGCCAATCCGGCATGGAGAGGTGTGAAAGCTTTTAAAAATGATCAGTTCATTTTCTTGCCATTTGAACTCTTTGGCTCAAGTCCCGGACCAAAGGTGGGAGAATCGCTTACATTCTTAAAAGAGAGCTTAGATCAAGTTGCGGTTAAAGGAGAGTAA
- a CDS encoding FecCD family ABC transporter permease produces MAQRDSQLTITRVEDPRRKKRIVTLLIFLLLCSLSIIYGIMVGPVSIRLSDIWQAFIASPSTVETRIVWDLRLPRLLTGLLVGSCLAVSGALLQGVMRNPLADPGIIGVSAGAGLVAVIMMIVFPAYTHLTPFGAFIGALAATCMIYFVAWNGGVSPLRMILAGVAINALLGALTSTVMILYSDRVQAVLPWLVGGLAGRSWPHFFIILPYAALGLFLSIFAIKHANIMLLGDEVARLAGNKVERSRFYLIILAALLAGAAVSVAGLIGFVGLVVPHFVRLIVGNDYRYLLPISAIAGAFLVALADTSARSWFDPIELPVGILLAVIGAPFFLYLLRGGKQGWKMS; encoded by the coding sequence ATGGCGCAACGCGATAGTCAACTAACCATAACGCGAGTGGAAGACCCACGGCGTAAGAAGAGGATCGTTACGTTGCTTATTTTCTTGTTATTATGCAGTCTGTCGATCATTTACGGGATTATGGTCGGACCGGTCTCCATTCGACTCAGTGATATTTGGCAAGCATTTATTGCCTCGCCGAGTACGGTTGAAACGAGGATTGTGTGGGATCTACGGTTGCCTCGTTTGTTAACTGGCTTGTTGGTTGGTTCTTGTTTAGCTGTATCAGGGGCATTGTTACAAGGGGTCATGCGAAATCCGCTAGCGGATCCGGGAATTATTGGTGTATCCGCCGGCGCGGGGCTCGTCGCGGTGATTATGATGATTGTTTTCCCGGCATATACCCATTTAACTCCTTTTGGAGCGTTTATCGGAGCGTTGGCTGCTACATGTATGATTTATTTCGTAGCTTGGAACGGCGGTGTGTCTCCACTGCGAATGATTTTAGCGGGAGTGGCAATTAACGCGTTGCTGGGGGCTTTAACTTCAACGGTCATGATTTTATATAGCGATCGCGTTCAGGCTGTGCTTCCGTGGCTTGTTGGGGGTCTTGCGGGGAGGAGTTGGCCACATTTCTTTATCATCTTGCCCTATGCGGCGCTTGGATTGTTTCTATCCATTTTTGCGATCAAGCACGCCAATATTATGTTACTTGGGGATGAAGTGGCTCGGTTAGCGGGCAATAAAGTGGAGCGAAGCCGATTTTACCTCATTATTCTAGCGGCTTTGTTGGCGGGGGCAGCAGTAAGTGTAGCCGGATTAATTGGTTTTGTCGGACTGGTTGTGCCGCACTTTGTGCGATTAATCGTTGGCAATGACTACCGATATTTGTTGCCGATATCAGCAATTGCCGGCGCATTTTTAGTTGCGCTCGCGGATACTTCGGCAAGAAGTTGGTTTGATCCAATTGAACTTCCCGTTGGAATTTTATTAGCGGTCATTGGGGCGCCATTTTTTCTGTACTTATTGAGAGGAGGAAAACAGGGGTGGAAGATGTCTTAG
- a CDS encoding ABC transporter ATP-binding protein, translating into MEDVLVANDLSYRYTDSYCIKDFSLSIQKGEIVSIVGSNGSGKSTVLRLLTRLLKTESGAILLEGQSINQLTDKQFAKKMTMLPQVLNHQVEMTVRDLVSHGRNPYLKWYEVVDNQTNYIDWALSVTHLTALQHRPLYALSGGERQRAWIAMSIAQTPKVLILDEPTSYLDISHQLEIMELLKELNDSLGMTIIMVLHDLNQAARYSDRIIAMKNGKVVRQGKPCEVYDHDFFEEVFSIKASIHFDGDKPVCTPIGLAQSQQKKN; encoded by the coding sequence GTGGAAGATGTCTTAGTCGCAAACGATCTATCTTATCGGTATACGGATTCATATTGTATTAAAGACTTTTCCCTATCCATTCAAAAAGGGGAAATTGTAAGTATCGTCGGTTCAAACGGGTCAGGGAAATCAACCGTGTTACGTTTGCTCACCCGGCTTTTAAAGACAGAGAGCGGCGCTATTCTATTGGAAGGCCAGTCGATTAACCAATTAACGGATAAACAATTTGCCAAGAAGATGACAATGTTGCCGCAAGTGTTAAATCATCAAGTGGAAATGACGGTGAGAGATTTAGTGTCGCATGGTCGTAACCCGTATTTAAAGTGGTATGAGGTGGTTGATAACCAAACGAATTATATCGATTGGGCGTTATCGGTCACCCACTTAACGGCGCTGCAACATCGACCATTATACGCATTGTCGGGCGGTGAGCGGCAACGGGCTTGGATTGCGATGTCAATTGCTCAAACGCCAAAGGTTTTAATTCTAGATGAACCGACTAGTTATTTAGACATCTCGCATCAGCTAGAAATTATGGAATTATTAAAAGAACTAAACGATTCTCTGGGGATGACTATTATTATGGTGCTGCATGACCTCAATCAAGCGGCTAGATACAGCGATCGAATCATTGCAATGAAAAATGGAAAGGTGGTGAGGCAAGGAAAACCTTGTGAGGTGTATGATCATGATTTTTTCGAAGAAGTTTTTTCTATAAAAGCTTCCATTCATTTCGACGGGGATAAACCGGTTTGCACCCCGATTGGATTAGCGCAAAGTCAACAAAAGAAAAATTAA
- a CDS encoding antibiotic biosynthesis monooxygenase — protein sequence MFVISNTLKIKKGFEDQFLARFEMLGKIEESPGFLMLNVLKTRMEEEYDEFTIWTKWQSREAHDEWSKSESFRKSHGGGRSEYILDFKLGFYDVVLEKLSATKVVKDVS from the coding sequence ATGTTTGTAATTTCTAATACGTTGAAAATAAAAAAGGGTTTTGAAGATCAATTTCTGGCTCGGTTCGAAATGTTAGGAAAGATTGAAGAATCACCTGGGTTCCTCATGTTAAATGTGCTGAAAACGAGAATGGAAGAAGAGTACGATGAGTTTACAATTTGGACAAAATGGCAATCAAGAGAAGCCCATGATGAATGGTCTAAGTCAGAATCTTTCCGTAAATCTCATGGAGGCGGCCGTTCTGAATATATTCTTGATTTTAAACTCGGGTTCTATGACGTTGTGTTAGAGAAATTATCCGCGACCAAAGTTGTAAAAGATGTTAGCTAA
- the hemH gene encoding ferrochelatase — protein sequence MIGIILMSYGGPERIDQVESFFTQLLQGRKPSAEQVEALTNQFRSLGTVDPLRMYTERQAHMLQQVLHRNGVANVKVYFAYKNGTPFIGETIGRMLKDKVSQIVTLPLNPFYSKTGVGSYQREVETELEKAKASTPVFHIERWYQHEGYEEVMVRRVSEALQWLPQTSSSKRATIVFTTHSLPGSSEQHQAYITQLSELAQQIANKLNVQNWRMAYRSARQKQGWLGPDIKDVIFEEATNGQNGLVVCDLLSVSENVEVLQELRTECQEHAKDAGIEYVCADFPNDSADFMFALADIVEAKLKLIGSLKDPQKVGK from the coding sequence ATGATTGGAATCATTTTGATGTCATATGGCGGACCTGAGCGGATCGATCAGGTTGAATCTTTTTTCACACAACTTCTGCAAGGCAGAAAACCGTCCGCCGAACAGGTTGAAGCGCTAACAAATCAATTTCGATCGCTTGGGACCGTGGATCCATTGCGGATGTACACGGAACGTCAAGCGCATATGCTGCAACAAGTATTACACAGAAATGGCGTTGCGAATGTAAAGGTGTATTTCGCTTACAAAAATGGAACGCCATTTATTGGAGAAACCATTGGAAGAATGTTAAAGGATAAAGTGAGCCAGATTGTTACCCTGCCTTTGAACCCATTTTACTCAAAGACAGGGGTCGGTTCTTACCAACGGGAAGTGGAAACTGAGCTGGAAAAGGCGAAAGCATCCACTCCAGTTTTTCATATCGAACGATGGTATCAACATGAGGGTTATGAGGAAGTGATGGTTAGACGGGTAAGTGAAGCATTGCAATGGTTGCCCCAAACAAGTTCGAGTAAACGGGCAACCATCGTGTTTACAACACATAGTTTACCTGGTTCATCTGAACAGCATCAAGCGTACATAACTCAGTTATCAGAGTTAGCTCAACAAATCGCTAATAAATTGAATGTTCAAAATTGGCGAATGGCTTACCGCAGCGCAAGGCAAAAGCAAGGATGGCTAGGACCTGATATTAAGGATGTCATCTTTGAAGAAGCAACAAATGGACAAAATGGGCTTGTAGTTTGCGACCTTCTTTCTGTTTCAGAAAATGTAGAAGTGTTGCAAGAATTAAGAACGGAATGTCAAGAACACGCGAAAGATGCGGGGATTGAGTATGTCTGCGCCGATTTCCCCAATGATTCAGCCGATTTTATGTTTGCTTTGGCGGATATTGTTGAAGCCAAATTGAAATTAATAGGGAGCCTCAAGGACCCGCAAAAGGTTGGAAAATAG
- the isdC gene encoding heme uptake protein IsdC: MKKQLTVLMAIAFIFVFSTAYGANAANLADGTYTINYTMLKAENDSASMANDYFIKPADLIVKNGELELRVKVKQSKWVKALSTNSNGSFSPVNVISEDQAANTRVVQYKVKDLAQPLATSMHILIPEQDYDSKYTIRQSFHLDSLQAVNVATKEQSQAKENLVTGAQTPVQQGSNNVGTKSGDANPANVVDNPKTGDASKFGLLMTFFLSSLLVIYKLNARKH; encoded by the coding sequence ATGAAGAAACAGTTGACTGTATTAATGGCGATAGCCTTTATTTTTGTATTTTCAACTGCATATGGCGCCAATGCAGCCAATTTAGCGGATGGAACGTACACGATTAATTATACGATGTTAAAAGCGGAAAATGATTCCGCGTCAATGGCTAACGATTACTTTATCAAGCCGGCCGATTTGATCGTGAAGAATGGCGAGTTGGAATTGAGAGTGAAGGTAAAACAGAGCAAGTGGGTCAAGGCGCTCTCCACAAATTCGAATGGCAGCTTTTCTCCAGTTAACGTGATCAGCGAAGATCAAGCGGCCAATACAAGAGTGGTTCAATATAAAGTGAAAGACTTAGCTCAGCCACTGGCTACTTCGATGCATATACTCATTCCAGAGCAAGATTATGATTCGAAATATACGATTCGCCAATCATTTCATCTAGATAGTTTACAGGCAGTGAATGTAGCAACGAAGGAACAAAGTCAGGCGAAGGAAAACTTGGTGACAGGCGCTCAAACACCAGTACAGCAAGGCTCCAACAACGTGGGGACGAAGTCAGGGGATGCTAACCCAGCTAACGTAGTCGACAACCCAAAAACGGGCGACGCTTCAAAGTTTGGCTTGCTTATGACTTTCTTTCTATCATCCTTGCTAGTTATTTATAAACTTAACGCGCGAAAACATTAA
- a CDS encoding NEAT domain-containing protein has product MKTKKVTSIMLLAVLLFTTMIPTFPSISAIEPDLRDGEYTIDFTFLKDQTEEASVVNDYVYQPANLVVENGQIAVEMDLKDQGWIQSFEVKNKQGFAAAEIIREDRDALRFYVDDLTKKLNVRTQVRVTGIPGFEYDNTYNAQIEWNLDRLTEVNVSDPEATEPEEEDEESEEPNVYEDGEYTIPFRALHATKEAESSMKDWLVNPAKLVVKDGKNEVYITVQEKPGQYLTDIRLENNGKMDSQDIISVDEASLRRVIKFEVPKLGTINAEVDMFVEKANYRNTQSFRVAFDTDGTEPSEDPTEPEQPTGEQVDVTVWKDRTNERSSLDSNIKKPVYSEVKDGKNYITLTLTDSSSVKGFKTEQANGEFVEARVLSEDVEENTKVIQFVVPDLTKKVNAKLHVYIPAIDYDNEYTVQLEFNTSGKPEEPIEPEDPKDPGVKPGNPGTNPGSGGGGGPVGAKRSSINLTILQAGSGDVSVMNGYVQNPATLIEEKGKNYIELTLKSSNWIQAFKTQQSGGYVDATVVSNDGDRRVVRFEVEDLSKKLNATTRVYIPASEFPGGVAYDNEYSVQIEFNRLETNSPTPPGAGGMIDSKAKISGSSGGKFEADGLTITFPAGSFSGDFNVTAKKVSDVDQLALPKNMSYVSDVLEIEKDQMGDFTKPMTMTFAFDPNKVNDQAQRLGIYWLNEETKEWIKLDQIKVDLKKGEISGEIDHFTKFAVLAVDASKEEVELEVEAEEEEEIFFTDVNGHWAKQSIYTLAEQGALKGYPDGRFKPNYSITRAEFTTALVKAMGLDVIQGTKFIDTKDHWANDYIMTAEVHGIVNGYNENYFGPNDSVTREQMAQMIVWAKQIKSTEGHAISFQDAHQIASWAHDAVNKVVAEGIMSGYPNQTFQPKGQATRAEAATVIVKALH; this is encoded by the coding sequence ATGAAGACGAAAAAAGTAACATCGATCATGCTGCTTGCTGTTTTATTGTTTACGACAATGATACCAACCTTTCCATCTATATCGGCAATTGAGCCGGATTTGCGGGATGGTGAGTATACGATTGATTTTACATTCTTAAAGGATCAAACAGAAGAAGCTTCAGTTGTTAATGACTATGTTTATCAACCGGCTAACCTTGTCGTGGAAAACGGGCAAATCGCGGTAGAGATGGATTTAAAGGATCAAGGTTGGATCCAATCTTTTGAAGTAAAAAATAAGCAAGGGTTTGCCGCTGCGGAAATAATCCGTGAGGATCGTGACGCCCTTCGTTTTTATGTGGATGATTTAACGAAGAAACTGAATGTTCGTACACAGGTGCGCGTAACGGGTATTCCTGGTTTTGAGTATGACAATACATACAACGCGCAGATCGAATGGAATCTTGATCGTTTAACAGAAGTGAATGTGAGTGATCCAGAAGCTACGGAACCAGAAGAGGAAGATGAGGAATCTGAGGAACCAAACGTCTATGAGGATGGCGAATATACGATTCCGTTTCGGGCCTTACACGCAACCAAAGAAGCAGAATCTTCGATGAAGGACTGGTTGGTTAATCCGGCTAAGCTTGTCGTTAAAGATGGAAAGAATGAAGTATACATTACCGTTCAGGAAAAGCCAGGTCAGTATTTAACCGATATTCGACTGGAAAACAACGGCAAGATGGATTCTCAAGACATTATAAGTGTGGATGAAGCATCACTTCGACGTGTCATCAAGTTTGAAGTACCGAAACTTGGGACGATTAACGCTGAAGTAGATATGTTTGTAGAAAAGGCTAACTATCGAAACACGCAATCATTCAGAGTGGCTTTTGATACGGATGGGACCGAGCCGAGCGAGGATCCGACAGAACCTGAACAGCCGACGGGCGAACAGGTGGATGTGACTGTGTGGAAAGATCGAACGAATGAACGATCTTCACTAGATAGCAATATAAAAAAACCAGTCTATTCCGAGGTGAAAGACGGTAAGAACTATATCACATTAACGCTGACGGATAGTAGTTCGGTCAAAGGATTTAAAACGGAACAGGCGAATGGTGAATTTGTTGAAGCGAGAGTGTTAAGCGAAGATGTGGAAGAGAATACGAAAGTGATTCAATTTGTCGTTCCAGATCTAACGAAAAAAGTAAACGCAAAACTTCATGTGTATATTCCAGCGATTGATTACGATAACGAGTACACGGTTCAACTGGAATTCAACACATCAGGGAAACCTGAGGAACCGATAGAGCCAGAGGACCCAAAAGACCCGGGCGTAAAACCAGGTAATCCTGGAACTAACCCAGGTTCAGGAGGGGGCGGTGGACCAGTCGGCGCGAAACGGTCATCCATTAATTTAACGATTTTACAAGCGGGATCAGGGGACGTGTCTGTGATGAATGGATATGTTCAAAATCCAGCCACCTTAATCGAAGAAAAGGGAAAGAACTATATCGAACTTACTCTTAAAAGTAGTAACTGGATTCAAGCGTTTAAAACACAACAATCAGGCGGGTACGTTGATGCGACAGTAGTAAGCAACGATGGGGATCGACGGGTTGTTCGATTTGAAGTAGAGGATTTATCAAAAAAGTTAAATGCGACTACGCGGGTATATATCCCAGCTAGTGAGTTCCCAGGCGGTGTTGCTTATGATAACGAATATAGCGTTCAGATCGAATTTAATCGATTGGAAACAAATTCGCCTACGCCTCCAGGAGCAGGCGGGATGATCGATTCCAAAGCGAAAATCAGTGGGTCAAGCGGTGGGAAGTTTGAAGCGGATGGGTTGACGATCACGTTCCCAGCCGGTTCATTTTCGGGTGATTTCAACGTCACCGCGAAGAAAGTATCGGATGTAGATCAGCTTGCGTTACCTAAAAACATGAGTTATGTCAGTGATGTGCTAGAGATTGAAAAGGACCAGATGGGAGACTTCACAAAGCCGATGACGATGACGTTTGCCTTTGATCCTAATAAGGTAAATGATCAAGCGCAAAGATTAGGAATCTACTGGCTGAATGAAGAAACGAAGGAGTGGATCAAGCTTGACCAGATCAAAGTTGATCTCAAAAAAGGGGAAATTAGCGGTGAGATTGATCATTTCACAAAATTCGCGGTATTAGCGGTTGACGCGTCAAAAGAAGAAGTTGAATTGGAAGTAGAAGCGGAGGAAGAGGAAGAGATCTTCTTTACGGATGTGAACGGCCATTGGGCGAAACAATCCATCTATACGCTTGCTGAACAGGGCGCGTTAAAGGGATATCCCGACGGTCGTTTTAAACCAAACTATTCAATTACAAGAGCGGAGTTTACGACAGCTTTAGTCAAGGCGATGGGGCTCGATGTGATTCAAGGAACAAAGTTCATTGACACGAAAGATCATTGGGCGAATGACTATATTATGACAGCTGAAGTGCACGGCATTGTTAATGGGTACAATGAGAACTATTTTGGCCCGAATGATTCCGTGACACGTGAGCAGATGGCGCAGATGATCGTATGGGCAAAGCAAATCAAGTCTACCGAAGGTCATGCAATCTCGTTCCAGGATGCGCATCAGATTGCTAGTTGGGCGCATGATGCAGTGAATAAGGTAGTTGCTGAAGGGATTATGAGCGGCTACCCAAATCAAACATTTCAACCAAAAGGACAAGCAACGAGAGCAGAAGCAGCAACGGTAATTGTAAAGGCATTACATTAA